The following proteins are co-located in the Trichormus variabilis 0441 genome:
- a CDS encoding TolC family protein — MKGQHLFYSFLPGVTAAVLTTQPAVAEAMKVSSVQLVPSSSVVTTQNSQTLLVDKNQTQLPNATVQIFPDIIPTSGVTTPNLQFSSSHSHPVILTENTGIDREQKSRKDEVKNFPLKSKLTLSQRLKQKRFPSQQKQINSGITKPKLVTKVASATSTTLLAGQQTFSPSYIQNPAPQKKLQTQLPMVLQATANHVGAAKLLNISSCSPQTCQLTKLTGQQIAQGNTTQDPTAAPVPEESTIVDIQAPTDTPVQTESVPADTQSPRVAPVQTESAPVETQAPVGAVEVPPNLIPNANPLQFPTKPEEVTLKENQPITLTQALELARRSNRDLQVSLLELQRTQALLREAQAALLPNLSVSSDVTRSQSAGGQLQNELISKQGGVGNNDEPGTAFNSQAQLSYDLYTSGRRKAAIQEAEEQVRFNELDVERQSEEIRLSVTRAYYDLQQADEQVRIARSAVENAQASLRDAEALERAGVGTRFDVLRSQVNLANNTQQLTNNLSRQQTTRRQLATLLSIPQAVNISAADPVQLAGLWNQSLEQSIILAYQNRPELHQQLAQRNISEQQRRQALATLGPQVSFVANYNLLDQFDDGVGLTDGYSVGVRATLNLYDGGAARARASQARANIAIAETRFASQRDQVRFQVEQAFTNQRSNLENVQTANVALEQAREALRLARLRFQAGVGTQTDVINSENDLTQAEGNRITAILDYNRALAELQRAVTSRALISSQ; from the coding sequence GTGAAAGGACAACACTTATTCTATAGTTTCTTGCCTGGTGTAACAGCAGCAGTATTGACGACTCAGCCAGCTGTGGCTGAAGCAATGAAAGTAAGTAGTGTACAACTTGTGCCTTCTTCTAGTGTTGTGACTACTCAAAATAGTCAAACTTTGCTAGTAGACAAAAATCAGACACAACTGCCTAATGCTACAGTCCAGATTTTTCCAGACATCATTCCCACTTCTGGTGTGACTACACCAAATTTACAATTTTCCAGTAGTCACAGTCACCCAGTAATCTTGACAGAAAATACTGGTATCGATAGAGAACAAAAATCCCGAAAAGATGAAGTTAAAAATTTCCCTCTCAAATCTAAACTGACTCTTTCTCAAAGGCTAAAACAAAAGCGTTTTCCCAGCCAACAAAAACAAATTAACTCAGGGATTACTAAACCGAAGTTAGTAACAAAAGTAGCTTCTGCTACCTCTACTACGCTGCTGGCTGGACAACAAACTTTTTCTCCGTCTTATATACAAAATCCTGCGCCACAGAAAAAACTGCAAACCCAGTTACCAATGGTTTTACAGGCAACAGCAAATCACGTCGGCGCAGCAAAACTCCTAAATATCAGCAGTTGCTCACCACAAACTTGTCAACTCACCAAGCTAACCGGACAGCAGATAGCTCAGGGTAATACTACACAAGACCCTACTGCTGCTCCTGTACCGGAAGAATCAACCATAGTAGATATTCAAGCGCCGACAGATACTCCTGTCCAGACGGAATCAGTACCAGCAGATACTCAGTCACCAAGAGTTGCACCTGTCCAGACGGAATCAGCGCCAGTAGAGACTCAAGCACCTGTAGGTGCTGTAGAAGTGCCACCAAACCTGATTCCCAATGCCAATCCTCTGCAATTTCCCACCAAACCAGAAGAAGTGACACTCAAGGAGAATCAGCCGATTACCTTGACTCAGGCGCTGGAACTGGCACGGCGGAGCAATCGGGATTTACAAGTTTCTCTGTTGGAACTGCAACGCACTCAAGCCCTGCTACGAGAAGCACAGGCAGCTTTATTACCTAATTTATCTGTCAGTAGTGATGTTACCCGCAGTCAGTCTGCCGGCGGTCAACTCCAGAACGAACTGATTAGTAAACAGGGGGGAGTTGGCAACAACGATGAACCTGGTACAGCCTTTAATAGCCAAGCACAATTATCCTACGACCTTTATACTTCTGGGAGAAGGAAAGCTGCTATTCAAGAAGCTGAGGAACAAGTACGTTTTAATGAATTGGATGTAGAGCGTCAGTCAGAAGAAATTCGCTTGAGCGTGACTAGAGCATATTACGACTTGCAACAGGCAGATGAACAAGTCCGTATTGCTCGGTCGGCGGTAGAAAATGCCCAAGCTAGCTTGCGAGATGCGGAAGCCTTAGAAAGGGCTGGGGTGGGTACTAGATTTGATGTGCTGCGATCGCAAGTAAACTTAGCTAATAACACCCAACAGCTAACCAATAACCTATCTCGGCAACAAACCACTCGCCGTCAACTAGCAACCCTGTTAAGCATTCCTCAGGCGGTAAATATCAGCGCTGCCGACCCTGTACAATTAGCAGGGCTGTGGAACCAATCCCTAGAACAAAGCATCATCCTCGCTTATCAAAACCGTCCCGAATTGCATCAGCAGTTGGCACAAAGAAACATCAGCGAGCAACAACGTCGGCAAGCATTAGCAACCTTGGGGCCACAAGTCAGCTTCGTTGCTAACTACAACTTACTGGATCAGTTTGATGATGGTGTCGGTCTGACTGACGGTTATTCTGTTGGGGTGAGAGCAACCTTAAATCTGTACGATGGTGGAGCCGCTAGAGCCAGAGCATCCCAAGCTAGAGCTAATATTGCGATCGCCGAAACTCGATTTGCTAGCCAGCGAGACCAAGTCCGCTTCCAAGTAGAGCAGGCCTTTACCAACCAACGCTCCAACCTAGAAAACGTGCAAACTGCCAATGTTGCCCTAGAACAGGCTAGAGAAGCACTGCGTCTAGCGCGGTTGCGTTTCCAAGCTGGTGTAGGTACTCAAACAGATGTGATTAACTCAGAAAACGACTTAACACAGGCTGAGGGTAACAGAATCACTGCAATTCTCGATTACAATCGTGCCTTAGCTGAACTACAACGTGCTGTTACTTCTAGAGCATTAATTAGTAGTCAGTAG
- the kaiC gene encoding circadian clock protein KaiC — protein sequence MSEKEQPEQQNTSGNGVEKIRTMIEGFDDISHGGLPVGRTTLVSGTSGTGKTLLSLQFLFNGISFFDEPGVFVTFEESPSDIIKNAHIFGWNLQRLINEGKLFILDASPDPEGQDIVGNFDLSALIERLQYAIRKYKAKRVSIDSITAVFQQYEAVGVVRREIFRLVARLKQLNVTTIITTERSEEYGPVASFGVEEFVSDNVVIARNVLEGERRRRTIEILKLRGTTHMKGEYPFTITNDGVNIFPLGAMRLTQRSSNVRVSSGVKTLDGMCGGGFFKDSIILATGATGTGKTLLVSKFLQNGCVNNERAILFAYEESRAQLSRNAYSWGIDFEELESQGLLKIICTYPESTGLEDHLQIIKSEIAYFKPARIAIDSLSALARGVSNNAFRQFVIGVTGYAKQEEITGFFTNTTDQFMGSHSITDSHISTITDTILMLQYVEIRGEMSRAINVFKMRGSWHDKGIREYNITADGPEIQDSFRNYERIVSGSPTRVSIDEKAELSRIVRRFEDKQGSDS from the coding sequence ATGAGTGAGAAAGAGCAGCCGGAACAACAAAATACATCTGGTAATGGTGTAGAAAAAATTCGCACAATGATTGAAGGCTTTGACGATATTAGTCATGGCGGCTTACCTGTTGGTAGAACTACGTTAGTCAGTGGAACCTCTGGAACAGGCAAAACTTTATTATCTCTACAGTTTCTCTTTAACGGTATTAGCTTCTTTGATGAACCAGGTGTATTTGTCACCTTTGAAGAATCGCCCAGCGACATCATCAAAAATGCTCATATTTTTGGCTGGAACTTACAACGCCTAATTAATGAGGGTAAATTATTTATTCTGGACGCATCTCCAGACCCAGAAGGCCAAGATATCGTTGGCAACTTTGATCTTTCCGCATTAATTGAGCGCTTGCAATATGCAATTCGTAAATACAAGGCCAAACGAGTATCCATCGACTCCATCACCGCCGTATTCCAGCAATATGAAGCAGTGGGGGTTGTACGTCGAGAGATTTTTCGCCTAGTAGCGCGTCTCAAACAACTCAATGTCACTACAATAATTACCACCGAACGCAGCGAAGAATATGGGCCAGTAGCCTCCTTTGGTGTAGAGGAATTTGTATCCGATAACGTGGTCATAGCCCGTAACGTTTTAGAAGGAGAACGTCGCCGCCGCACCATTGAAATATTGAAATTGCGTGGTACAACTCACATGAAAGGTGAGTATCCTTTCACAATTACCAATGATGGTGTGAACATTTTCCCATTAGGAGCAATGCGCTTGACTCAAAGGTCTTCTAATGTCCGGGTTTCTTCTGGTGTCAAAACTCTAGATGGAATGTGCGGTGGTGGGTTCTTTAAAGACTCAATCATTTTAGCCACAGGGGCTACCGGTACGGGTAAAACCCTGTTAGTGAGTAAATTCTTACAAAATGGCTGCGTCAACAACGAGCGAGCGATATTATTCGCTTATGAAGAATCACGCGCTCAACTATCTCGGAATGCTTATTCTTGGGGTATTGATTTTGAAGAATTAGAAAGCCAAGGTTTACTGAAGATTATTTGTACCTACCCAGAATCAACTGGGTTAGAAGACCACCTGCAAATTATTAAGTCCGAAATTGCCTATTTTAAACCAGCAAGAATTGCTATTGATTCCCTATCAGCACTAGCTAGAGGTGTAAGTAATAATGCTTTCCGGCAGTTTGTTATTGGTGTCACAGGTTATGCCAAACAAGAAGAAATTACGGGCTTCTTTACTAACACAACTGACCAATTTATGGGATCTCATTCCATAACCGACTCTCACATCTCTACAATTACCGACACAATCTTAATGCTACAGTACGTAGAGATTCGTGGGGAAATGTCAAGGGCAATTAACGTATTTAAGATGAGAGGTTCCTGGCACGACAAAGGAATTAGAGAATATAATATCACGGCAGATGGTCCAGAAATTCAAGATTCTTTCCGTAACTACGAAAGAATTGTCAGTGGCTCTCCAACCCGCGTTAGTATTGACGAGAAAGCGGAACTTTCTCGGATAGTCCGACGTTTTGAAGACAAACAGGGTTCCGATTCCTAA
- the kaiB gene encoding circadian clock protein KaiB, producing the protein MNKARKTYVLKLYVAGNTPNSVRALKTLKNILEQEFQGIYALKVIDVLKNPQLAEEDKILATPTLSKILPPPVRKIIGDLSDRERVLIGLDLLYEELTEEDWEAQSSL; encoded by the coding sequence ATGAATAAAGCCAGAAAGACATACGTCCTCAAGCTTTACGTAGCAGGCAATACACCGAACTCAGTCAGGGCGTTAAAAACACTCAAAAATATTTTAGAACAGGAGTTTCAAGGTATTTATGCCCTAAAAGTAATTGATGTGCTGAAGAATCCACAATTAGCAGAAGAAGATAAAATATTAGCCACCCCAACATTATCAAAGATTTTACCCCCACCAGTCCGCAAAATCATTGGTGATCTTTCAGACCGTGAAAGAGTTCTGATTGGTTTAGATTTGTTGTATGAAGAACTAACAGAAGAAGATTGGGAAGCACAAAGTAGTCTTTAA
- a CDS encoding circadian clock protein KaiA, which translates to MTQEVDQQVLLQQLKSDYRQILLSYFTTDKALKEKIDKFINAVFCANIPVPEIIEIHMELIDEFSKQLRLEGRGDETLMDYRLTLIDILAHLCEAYRGAIFK; encoded by the coding sequence ATGACTCAAGAAGTTGATCAGCAAGTATTATTGCAGCAACTCAAATCAGATTATCGCCAGATTCTTTTAAGTTACTTTACTACAGACAAAGCATTAAAAGAAAAAATTGATAAATTTATCAATGCAGTATTTTGTGCTAATATTCCTGTGCCAGAAATTATTGAAATTCATATGGAACTAATTGATGAATTTTCTAAACAACTACGACTAGAGGGCAGAGGTGATGAAACTTTAATGGATTATCGCCTCACCCTGATAGATATCCTGGCTCATCTTTGTGAAGCCTATAGAGGGGCAATCTTTAAATAA
- a CDS encoding hybrid sensor histidine kinase/response regulator, with translation MSMLQYPLDEFLANVTSCLETSTLAMVLEVFEQQQCDRLPPAFGDRLVIVNEQQCPVGLLHSGQLARKLLAATGNELFLNLQQPLSTFSQALIEPIQILPASHSVEQLGVFWRYHQAHNWEYVLVDEEGKFLGILDSVRLLAALAKEQTANHSHAPNSTYAPNSTYIDGVEADLRGSPMESGTPTLHSLQDVARSLRDTSPASRGDQLQPLVQLLERLPWPLMLQTSAGEVLTRNLAWWQQLGALKDPEGVRQQVEAILAATRIKQPEYVGQRSTTGTNHIQGYEQVGEELAQIPATGLLPLSPYEPTTSAKTSSSRCFLDSQMGTCTCVVEVQNGQERVWQFAKILLDNTDLKLPNTDDLWLVLATDVTEQQQLCKELAAKNADLIQLNRLKDEFLACISHELKTPLTAVLGLSRLLVDQQLGELNERQARYAGLIHQSGRHLMSVVNDILDLTRMETGQMELTPVPVSIRAVCDRALSEAKAIHNQTSKGSTTEATRQSTPEFTLSIELDLDQIVADELRLRQMLVHLLSNAFKFTEISGEIGLRVSHWEGWIAFTVWDTGIGIPEHQQHLIFQKFQQLENPLTRQFEGTGLGLVLTRALARLHGGDVSFLSREGKGSQFTLLLPPSPPSSGFSESEVEVEDMPTSNTRNRVTNTGQNHPVSCQRLVLVVEAVARYIEDLTDQLKTLGYRVVIARSGTEAVEKARRLQPKAIFLNPLLPLLSGWDVLTLLKSDSATRHIPVVVTATGAEKEIAFANRADGFLSLPVEQQSLTPLLDKLCGKSTVQSLGLGINERNQSKKTLRILRLVDVELESINPHPSLQEHRVIEVDDLDQAELLARVWQFDVILLDVETSLAKAYLQQLTQHPRLAALPLVTCDVETTLAASQIPGLSVFPCLTPRVKDQDSELRKGKVDPLLSVLQIASGICYPPSIFVVDLTMLEDLPQARRKPVKGSGTERRTVSRGEVAERGTEWFQALIQYLQTAGLKATMARCWAEVLQQIGHNSVDLLLICLGESAIHPEAVNALKALQDLPCNLPPILVIDQQLSRTQVTSRSRLTHHKKQESESITDVAKAIATQIVPRSISMEDLLTQIHQTLTLNER, from the coding sequence ATGTCAATGCTACAGTATCCGCTTGATGAATTTCTAGCCAATGTAACCAGTTGCTTAGAAACAAGTACTCTGGCAATGGTGCTGGAGGTTTTTGAGCAACAGCAATGCGATCGCCTACCGCCCGCCTTTGGCGATCGCTTGGTGATAGTAAATGAGCAGCAATGCCCCGTTGGGTTGCTGCACTCTGGCCAGCTAGCACGGAAGTTGTTAGCAGCCACAGGTAATGAACTATTTTTAAACTTACAACAGCCACTGTCAACCTTTAGTCAAGCCTTAATTGAACCAATACAGATATTACCAGCCAGCCATAGTGTAGAGCAATTAGGCGTATTTTGGCGGTATCACCAAGCCCATAACTGGGAATATGTACTGGTTGATGAAGAAGGTAAATTCTTGGGGATTCTCGACAGTGTACGTTTATTGGCAGCATTGGCAAAAGAGCAAACAGCGAATCATTCTCATGCCCCTAACTCTACATATGCCCCTAACTCTACATATATAGATGGTGTCGAGGCTGATTTGAGGGGATCACCTATGGAGAGTGGAACGCCGACGCTACATTCATTGCAGGATGTCGCCCGTTCTCTGCGAGATACTTCACCAGCGTCTAGAGGTGACCAACTCCAACCATTGGTACAGTTATTAGAGCGTCTACCTTGGCCTCTCATGTTGCAAACCAGTGCAGGTGAAGTGTTAACACGAAATTTAGCTTGGTGGCAACAATTGGGAGCGTTGAAAGATCCAGAGGGTGTGCGTCAACAAGTGGAAGCCATTTTGGCAGCTACCAGGATTAAACAGCCAGAATATGTTGGTCAAAGAAGTACCACAGGTACAAATCATATTCAAGGCTATGAGCAAGTAGGAGAGGAGTTAGCCCAAATACCAGCCACAGGTTTGCTACCCCTGTCACCCTACGAACCAACAACCAGCGCCAAAACTAGCTCTAGTCGCTGCTTTTTAGATAGTCAAATGGGTACTTGTACCTGTGTGGTAGAAGTGCAGAACGGACAGGAGCGAGTTTGGCAGTTTGCCAAAATTCTGTTAGACAATACCGATTTAAAATTGCCCAACACCGATGATTTATGGCTGGTGTTGGCGACGGATGTCACAGAACAGCAGCAACTTTGTAAAGAACTTGCAGCTAAAAATGCTGATCTCATTCAGTTAAATCGCTTAAAAGATGAATTTTTAGCTTGTATTAGTCATGAGTTGAAAACACCCTTAACGGCAGTTTTAGGCTTATCGCGGTTGCTAGTAGACCAGCAGTTGGGGGAACTGAACGAACGCCAAGCCCGTTATGCGGGGCTAATTCACCAAAGTGGTCGCCACCTGATGAGCGTGGTAAATGACATTTTGGATTTAACTCGCATGGAAACAGGGCAAATGGAATTGACCCCAGTACCAGTGAGTATTCGGGCTGTGTGCGATCGCGCCCTTTCTGAAGCCAAAGCGATCCATAATCAAACTAGTAAAGGCAGCACCACAGAAGCCACTCGCCAATCTACGCCAGAATTTACACTTTCCATTGAACTGGACTTAGACCAGATAGTGGCTGATGAACTGCGTCTGCGGCAAATGCTAGTTCACCTGCTGTCTAACGCTTTCAAATTTACAGAAATATCCGGGGAAATTGGCTTAAGAGTCAGTCACTGGGAAGGATGGATTGCCTTTACAGTTTGGGATACAGGGATTGGTATTCCCGAACACCAACAACATTTAATTTTTCAAAAGTTCCAACAATTAGAAAATCCTCTGACTCGCCAATTTGAAGGTACAGGCTTAGGACTAGTCTTAACTAGGGCTTTAGCTCGTCTCCACGGCGGTGATGTCAGCTTTTTGTCGCGGGAAGGTAAAGGCAGTCAATTTACCTTGTTGTTACCACCTAGCCCACCCAGCAGTGGTTTTTCTGAGTCGGAAGTGGAAGTAGAAGATATGCCCACCTCCAACACCCGCAATCGGGTAACTAATACTGGACAAAATCATCCAGTTTCCTGTCAAAGATTAGTCCTAGTGGTGGAAGCTGTAGCCCGATATATAGAAGATTTAACCGACCAACTGAAAACTTTAGGCTATCGAGTAGTAATTGCTCGTTCAGGAACAGAAGCTGTCGAAAAAGCCAGGCGTTTACAACCAAAAGCCATCTTTTTAAATCCCCTGTTACCTTTGCTGTCTGGTTGGGATGTGCTGACTCTGCTGAAATCTGATAGCGCAACTCGTCATATTCCGGTAGTTGTGACCGCTACAGGGGCAGAAAAAGAAATAGCCTTTGCTAACCGCGCCGATGGTTTCCTCAGCTTGCCAGTAGAACAGCAATCCCTGACACCATTGTTAGATAAATTATGTGGCAAATCGACGGTGCAGTCACTAGGTTTAGGGATTAACGAAAGGAATCAATCAAAAAAGACTCTACGGATTCTGCGGTTAGTGGATGTGGAACTGGAGTCTATCAATCCCCATCCTTCACTACAAGAACACCGGGTGATTGAAGTGGATGATTTAGACCAAGCCGAACTTTTAGCCAGGGTTTGGCAGTTTGATGTCATTCTGTTGGATGTAGAAACTTCTCTAGCCAAAGCTTATTTACAACAGTTAACTCAGCATCCCCGCCTAGCCGCTTTACCTTTAGTCACTTGTGACGTGGAAACAACCTTGGCTGCTTCCCAAATCCCTGGTCTTTCGGTGTTTCCTTGTTTAACACCCCGTGTGAAAGATCAGGACAGCGAACTACGCAAAGGTAAAGTCGATCCCTTACTATCGGTGTTACAAATTGCCTCCGGTATCTGCTACCCACCAAGTATCTTTGTAGTAGACTTGACCATGTTAGAGGATTTACCACAAGCTAGACGCAAGCCAGTCAAGGGTTCTGGTACAGAGAGAAGAACTGTCAGCCGTGGAGAAGTTGCAGAACGGGGAACTGAATGGTTCCAAGCTTTAATTCAGTACTTACAAACAGCTGGCTTGAAAGCCACAATGGCGCGCTGTTGGGCAGAAGTTTTACAACAAATTGGCCATAATAGCGTCGATTTACTGCTGATTTGTCTAGGAGAATCAGCTATCCATCCAGAAGCCGTCAATGCTTTGAAAGCATTACAGGATTTACCCTGTAATTTGCCACCGATTTTAGTTATTGACCAACAATTAAGTCGCACTCAAGTTACTTCTCGCAGTAGACTGACTCATCATAAAAAGCAGGAGTCAGAATCCATCACAGATGTGGCAAAAGCGATCGCTACCCAAATTGTCCCACGTTCCATCTCAATGGAAGACCTGTTAACTCAAATTCATCAAACTTTGACTCTCAATGAACGCTAA